From the genome of Pukyongia salina, one region includes:
- the alr gene encoding alanine racemase — translation MPKASQTILEIDLNALDHNYRFITSHLKPSTRILGVVKAGGYGSDAAEIAKELLVLGVDYLAVAYVSEGVALRDAGIMAPVLVLHPQPVNFDQLIDRCLEPAMYSKRVLSAFIAKAEEHAQKNYPVHIKFNSGLNRLGFQKEDTQWIAETLSGTDSVRVKSMFSHLAASEDMAERDFTLGQIAKFKSIASEMKTLLGYEPILHQSNTSAILNYPEAELDMVRTGIGLYGYGNNPEIDKNLRPVVNLKSVISQIHRIESGETVGYNRAFKASGVEVTATIPIGHADGIPRSLGNKKGFVLINGEKAPIIGNVCMDMLMVNITHIDCKEGDEVTIIGEDIPATTLAEAGNTISYELLTAISHRIKRVVCRK, via the coding sequence ATGCCAAAAGCCTCTCAGACCATCCTGGAAATTGATCTCAACGCGCTAGATCACAATTACAGGTTCATCACTTCCCATCTAAAACCGTCCACCAGGATCCTTGGTGTTGTAAAGGCAGGTGGATATGGTAGCGATGCAGCCGAAATCGCCAAAGAATTGCTTGTTTTGGGAGTAGATTATCTCGCTGTAGCATACGTTAGCGAAGGCGTGGCGCTTAGGGATGCCGGAATAATGGCTCCCGTACTAGTGCTCCATCCACAACCGGTTAATTTCGATCAGTTAATTGATCGATGCCTGGAACCGGCTATGTACAGTAAGCGTGTGTTAAGTGCCTTTATCGCCAAAGCCGAGGAACATGCTCAAAAAAATTATCCTGTACATATTAAATTCAATTCGGGTCTAAATCGTTTAGGATTCCAGAAAGAGGATACCCAATGGATCGCCGAAACTCTATCTGGAACCGATTCGGTGCGTGTAAAAAGTATGTTCTCTCATCTTGCGGCTAGTGAAGATATGGCTGAAAGAGACTTCACCCTGGGGCAGATCGCAAAATTCAAGTCGATTGCCAGCGAAATGAAGACCTTACTTGGTTATGAACCTATTCTTCACCAGAGTAATACTTCGGCTATCCTTAATTATCCCGAAGCAGAACTGGATATGGTGAGAACAGGTATCGGGCTCTATGGTTATGGTAATAACCCCGAAATAGATAAAAATCTCCGGCCTGTTGTAAATCTTAAATCGGTTATCTCACAAATACACAGGATAGAATCTGGCGAAACAGTAGGCTATAACAGAGCCTTTAAGGCCTCCGGTGTGGAAGTAACGGCAACTATACCCATTGGTCATGCCGATGGGATCCCGAGATCGCTTGGAAATAAGAAGGGCTTTGTTCTTATAAATGGAGAAAAAGCACCTATAATTGGCAATGTTTGCATGGATATGTTAATGGTCAATATTACCCATATCGATTGTAAGGAAGGGGATGAGGTGACTATAATAGGTGAGGATATTCCGGCCACTACCCTAGCCGAAGCAGGCAATACCATTTCATATGAGCTGCTCACTGCTATATCCCATCGAATAAAACGTGTTGTTTGCCGAAAATAG
- the mscL gene encoding large conductance mechanosensitive channel protein MscL yields MLKEFKNFIMTGNVIDLAVAVILAGAVGLVVTGFTNDIIMPIVGHFTGGMDFAELKVVLTEASVDAEGNEIPENAIMWGRWVNALINLVIVGFVLFMIVKAYNKTKKPKEEAPAAPAGPTQEELLAEIRDLLKK; encoded by the coding sequence ATGTTAAAGGAATTCAAGAATTTTATAATGACCGGTAATGTTATCGATCTTGCGGTAGCTGTTATTTTAGCCGGAGCTGTTGGTCTCGTAGTTACGGGATTCACAAATGATATTATTATGCCAATAGTGGGGCATTTCACCGGAGGAATGGATTTTGCTGAATTAAAAGTAGTCCTTACCGAAGCAAGTGTGGATGCAGAAGGAAACGAGATCCCTGAAAACGCAATTATGTGGGGTCGATGGGTAAATGCACTAATTAACCTTGTTATCGTTGGATTTGTGTTATTTATGATCGTTAAGGCCTACAACAAAACAAAGAAGCCAAAAGAGGAAGCTCCTGCAGCTCCAGCCGGCCCAACTCAGGAAGAATTGCTTGCTGAGATTAGAGACCTTTTGAAAAAATAA
- a CDS encoding aspartate-semialdehyde dehydrogenase — MKVAVVGATGMVGAVMLKVLKERNFPITQFIPVASERSVGKKIDFKGNSYTIIGLEDAVKARPDIAIFSAGGATSLEWAPLFAANGTTVIDNSSAWRMDPSKKLIVPEINAQTLTSEDKIIANPNCSTIQFVMALAPLHKEYTLKRVIVSTYQSVSGTGVAAVNQLENEIRGEKGEMAYPYPIHKNALPHCDVFEANGYTKEEMKLAREPQKILDDRSFSVSATAVRIPTAGGHSESVNVEFFRDFDLSEVRKLLHQTPGITVQDNPDTNTYPMPIYAHDKDDVFVGRIRRDETQPNTLNMWIVSDNLRKGAATNAIQIAEHLVANKLVGKMMREA; from the coding sequence ATGAAAGTTGCCGTTGTTGGTGCCACCGGAATGGTGGGAGCCGTGATGCTAAAAGTACTTAAGGAAAGAAATTTTCCTATTACACAATTTATCCCCGTTGCTTCGGAACGCTCTGTAGGGAAAAAGATAGATTTTAAAGGAAATTCATACACTATTATTGGCCTGGAAGATGCCGTAAAGGCCCGCCCCGACATCGCGATTTTTTCGGCAGGTGGTGCAACCTCCCTCGAATGGGCACCGCTATTCGCCGCCAATGGAACCACCGTTATAGATAACTCATCGGCCTGGAGGATGGACCCTTCAAAAAAATTAATTGTCCCAGAGATCAACGCTCAAACCCTTACTTCAGAAGATAAAATAATTGCGAACCCCAATTGTTCCACCATACAATTCGTTATGGCTCTCGCCCCATTACATAAAGAATATACCTTGAAACGGGTGATCGTCTCAACCTATCAGTCTGTATCGGGAACCGGTGTAGCCGCTGTAAATCAGCTTGAAAATGAGATAAGAGGTGAAAAAGGAGAAATGGCCTATCCATACCCCATACACAAAAATGCCTTGCCTCATTGCGATGTCTTTGAAGCCAACGGATATACCAAGGAAGAAATGAAACTGGCGAGGGAGCCGCAAAAGATACTGGACGACAGAAGTTTTTCTGTGTCGGCAACAGCGGTGCGTATTCCAACGGCTGGTGGTCATAGCGAATCTGTAAATGTGGAGTTCTTTAGGGATTTTGACCTTTCGGAAGTTAGGAAGCTACTGCATCAAACACCGGGAATCACCGTTCAGGATAACCCGGATACAAATACCTATCCTATGCCAATTTATGCACATGATAAAGATGACGTGTTCGTAGGGCGAATTCGAAGAGATGAAACTCAGCCCAATACGCTCAATATGTGGATAGTAAGTGACAATTTACGCAAAGGGGCCGCAACTAATGCGATTCAGATCGCAGAGCACCTGGTTGCGAATAAATTAGTAGGCAAAATGATGCGCGAGGCGTAA
- a CDS encoding DoxX family membrane protein: MNSNFTTILRLILALVLLVFGSNKFFGFIPAPELSPDAASFMSSLTATGYVLYFLGILEIWIGLLLLFKKWVPFALLVLVPISANILLFHIFLDLPDIIQAIVVAGLNAILIAKYWKAYRPLFQ, translated from the coding sequence ATGAATTCCAATTTTACCACTATCCTCAGACTAATTCTTGCCCTGGTTCTTCTTGTTTTCGGATCTAATAAGTTTTTTGGTTTTATTCCCGCACCCGAACTTTCCCCCGATGCTGCCAGTTTTATGAGTTCCCTAACTGCTACCGGCTATGTACTGTATTTCCTTGGAATTCTGGAAATTTGGATAGGCCTGTTACTTCTATTCAAAAAATGGGTGCCTTTCGCGCTTCTTGTACTAGTTCCTATCTCAGCAAATATTTTGCTTTTCCATATTTTTCTCGATCTGCCCGATATCATCCAGGCAATCGTGGTCGCTGGTCTTAATGCCATCCTGATCGCAAAATACTGGAAGGCTTACCGTCCATTGTTTCAATAA
- a CDS encoding prolyl oligopeptidase family serine peptidase: MKKSIILSFLVLAIVACKEEIKKEPIAVTYPETKKVDTVTNYFGTEVKDPYRWLEDDMSEETGEWVKTQNKVTFGYLDSIPFREELKQRLETLWNYEKVGAPFKEGDYTYFRKNDGLQNQFVIYRYKTGEDPSSAEVFLDPNTFKEDGTISLSGLSFSEDGKTAAYSISEGGSDWRKVLVMNTETKEIIEDTLNDIKFSGLSWRSNEGFYYSSYDKPKGSELSAKTDQHKLYYHKLGTPQSEDKLVFGGTPAEKHRYVNGYVTEDNKYLVVSASVSTSGNKLFIKDLEKPASGFVTILDHTDSDTYVLENDGSKLYLATNLNAPNQKIVTVDASDPRPENWVDFLPETENVLSPSSGGKYIFAEYMVDAVSKVFQYDMDGNLVREIELPGIGSAGGFGAKKDETELYYSFTNYVTPGSIYKFNMETGESEIYSKPEIDFNPDDYESKQVFYSSKDGTRIPMIITHKKGIKLNGKNPTILYGYGGFNISLTPGFSITNAVWMEQGGIYAVPNLRGGGEYGKKWHVAGTKMQKQNVFDDFIAAAEYLIENKYTSKDYLAIRGGSNGGLLVGATMTQRPDLMKVALPAVGVLDMLRYHTFTAGAGWAYDYGTAEDSKEMFEYLKGYSPVHNVKEGIEYPATLITTGDHDDRVVPAHSFKFAAELQAKQSGTNPVLIRIETDAGHGAGTPVSKTIEQYADIFGFTLYNMGYEVLPEKVNTEVIE; this comes from the coding sequence ATGAAAAAGAGTATAATACTATCTTTTCTTGTACTGGCTATTGTTGCCTGTAAGGAAGAGATCAAAAAAGAACCCATTGCTGTGACATACCCCGAAACCAAGAAAGTTGATACAGTAACCAACTATTTCGGCACCGAGGTAAAAGACCCGTATCGATGGTTGGAAGATGACATGAGTGAAGAAACTGGTGAATGGGTGAAAACTCAGAACAAAGTTACTTTTGGCTACCTGGATAGTATTCCATTTAGAGAAGAACTAAAGCAGCGCCTCGAAACATTGTGGAATTACGAAAAGGTTGGCGCACCGTTCAAGGAAGGCGATTATACTTATTTCAGAAAAAATGACGGACTTCAGAATCAATTTGTGATCTACCGATATAAAACGGGTGAAGATCCTTCATCTGCAGAGGTTTTCCTAGATCCTAATACTTTTAAGGAGGATGGAACCATTTCCCTAAGCGGCCTTAGTTTTTCGGAAGACGGTAAAACGGCTGCCTATAGTATCTCTGAAGGCGGAAGTGACTGGAGAAAAGTATTGGTGATGAACACCGAAACTAAAGAGATCATTGAAGATACACTGAACGATATAAAATTTAGCGGCTTGTCATGGAGATCGAATGAGGGCTTTTATTACTCCAGTTACGATAAACCTAAGGGCAGTGAGCTGTCTGCCAAAACAGACCAACATAAATTGTACTATCATAAATTAGGAACCCCTCAAAGCGAAGACAAGTTGGTTTTTGGTGGAACTCCGGCAGAGAAACACCGCTATGTTAACGGATATGTTACAGAAGACAACAAGTATCTGGTTGTCTCTGCCAGTGTCTCCACTTCGGGGAACAAATTATTTATAAAAGACCTTGAGAAACCAGCCAGTGGGTTTGTTACCATCCTGGACCATACAGATAGCGACACTTATGTTTTGGAAAATGACGGATCTAAGCTATATCTGGCCACCAACCTGAATGCTCCTAACCAGAAGATCGTAACTGTAGATGCCTCCGATCCGCGCCCGGAAAATTGGGTAGACTTCCTTCCGGAGACCGAAAATGTACTCAGCCCCTCAAGCGGAGGTAAGTATATCTTCGCCGAGTATATGGTAGATGCAGTTTCAAAGGTTTTTCAGTACGACATGGATGGGAATCTTGTCCGCGAAATAGAATTACCAGGCATAGGTAGTGCCGGTGGATTTGGTGCCAAAAAGGACGAAACAGAGTTGTATTACTCTTTTACCAATTACGTTACCCCTGGTAGTATCTATAAATTCAATATGGAGACCGGCGAATCTGAAATATATAGCAAGCCCGAGATCGATTTTAACCCCGATGATTACGAAAGTAAACAGGTTTTCTATTCCTCCAAGGATGGAACAAGGATCCCTATGATCATTACACACAAGAAAGGCATCAAACTGAACGGGAAAAATCCAACCATACTTTACGGTTATGGAGGATTTAATATTAGTCTTACTCCAGGATTTAGTATCACCAATGCGGTTTGGATGGAACAAGGAGGGATCTACGCTGTACCCAACCTACGGGGCGGAGGCGAATACGGTAAGAAATGGCATGTCGCCGGCACCAAGATGCAAAAGCAAAATGTATTCGACGATTTTATAGCTGCCGCTGAATATCTTATTGAAAACAAGTATACTTCTAAAGATTATCTTGCTATAAGAGGTGGCTCTAACGGTGGCTTGTTAGTGGGCGCCACAATGACCCAAAGACCAGACCTTATGAAGGTGGCACTTCCGGCAGTAGGCGTGCTGGATATGTTGCGCTATCATACCTTTACCGCCGGTGCAGGATGGGCATATGACTACGGAACTGCGGAGGACAGTAAGGAAATGTTCGAATACCTGAAAGGCTACTCCCCTGTTCACAATGTTAAAGAAGGAATTGAGTATCCGGCTACACTCATCACTACCGGAGACCACGACGACAGAGTAGTGCCTGCACACAGCTTCAAATTTGCTGCCGAATTACAGGCAAAACAATCGGGTACAAATCCAGTACTCATTAGGATTGAAACTGACGCGGGTCATGGCGCAGGAACTCCTGTGAGCAAGACCATTGAGCAATACGCCGATATTTTCGGGTTTACACTTTACAACATGGGATATGAAGTACTTCCTGAAAAAGTAAATACCGAAGTAATAGAATAG
- a CDS encoding ABC transporter ATP-binding protein, with product MLKVNIRSFSYGQNEILKDIEFRLAKGEHLAVLGESGCGKSSLLHLIYGLLHLEHGTISWNDNILKGPKFNLVPGEPFIKLVAQEFNVMPFTTVAENVAEHLSRRNMDADASRVETLLEVVDLSSFSTVMVKNLSGGQKQRVALAKALANEPELLLLDEPFSHIDTFRKNKLRRKVFSYLKEKNIACITATHDAGEALAFSDTILLLKNGKIDAFGTPRHVYSSVSDTYQAGFFDEVNKLPSSLFNHDNTNKQSILYPHQLEVTAEKTELQVSVLQSYFKGSHYLILANWNGETIFFEHKAEIPKGEQLYLKRRD from the coding sequence ATGCTGAAAGTAAACATCCGTTCTTTTTCCTACGGACAAAACGAAATTTTGAAGGACATAGAATTTCGTCTTGCAAAAGGAGAACATCTGGCCGTATTAGGAGAAAGTGGTTGTGGCAAATCAAGCCTGCTCCACCTTATCTACGGTTTGCTTCACCTTGAACACGGTACTATCTCCTGGAATGACAATATCCTAAAAGGACCCAAATTCAACCTTGTTCCTGGGGAACCATTCATTAAACTAGTGGCTCAAGAATTCAACGTGATGCCTTTTACAACGGTGGCCGAAAATGTTGCCGAACATCTTTCAAGACGCAATATGGATGCCGACGCCTCCCGGGTTGAAACCTTGTTGGAAGTGGTGGATCTTTCCAGTTTTTCAACTGTTATGGTGAAAAACCTCAGCGGAGGTCAGAAACAACGGGTTGCCCTCGCCAAAGCCCTGGCTAACGAACCCGAACTTTTATTACTGGACGAGCCTTTCAGCCACATCGATACCTTCAGAAAAAATAAGCTAAGAAGAAAGGTGTTCAGCTATTTGAAAGAGAAAAATATTGCCTGTATCACCGCAACTCACGATGCCGGCGAAGCATTGGCATTTTCAGATACAATCCTTTTACTGAAAAATGGTAAAATTGATGCGTTTGGCACTCCCAGGCATGTTTATTCTTCGGTATCCGATACATATCAGGCAGGATTCTTTGATGAGGTAAATAAGCTGCCGTCGTCGCTTTTCAATCATGACAATACAAATAAACAAAGTATACTATATCCCCATCAGCTTGAAGTGACTGCAGAAAAAACAGAGTTGCAGGTAAGTGTTCTTCAGAGTTACTTTAAAGGCAGCCATTATCTTATTCTCGCCAATTGGAATGGGGAAACCATATTTTTTGAGCATAAAGCCGAAATCCCCAAAGGGGAGCAACTTTATCTAAAGAGACGTGATTGA
- a CDS encoding GreA/GreB family elongation factor yields the protein MTNQEIKSILLSRCERYISEHRTRINAAIANIKDSLFDEEKSTVGDKHHTNRAMLQLERENLSQQLAEVEKQELILNKISLEHINEIAHLGSLVITDRATYFMGVSAGAVEIDGSTFYCISLESPIGKLLLGKKKGDTVQFNDTTIKIKEVI from the coding sequence ATGACCAACCAGGAAATTAAATCGATTTTACTAAGCCGGTGTGAGCGTTATATTTCTGAACACAGGACTCGAATCAATGCTGCTATTGCCAATATTAAGGATTCCTTGTTTGATGAAGAAAAGAGCACTGTAGGTGATAAACATCACACCAATCGCGCAATGCTACAGTTGGAACGGGAGAATTTGAGTCAGCAACTTGCGGAAGTTGAAAAGCAAGAATTAATCCTCAATAAGATATCTCTTGAACACATCAACGAAATAGCACATTTAGGAAGCCTCGTAATTACAGACAGGGCTACATATTTTATGGGTGTTTCTGCGGGAGCTGTGGAAATAGATGGCAGCACTTTTTACTGTATTTCTCTCGAATCGCCTATTGGGAAGTTACTGTTAGGGAAAAAGAAAGGAGATACCGTACAATTTAATGATACCACCATAAAAATCAAGGAAGTGATCTAA
- the mtgA gene encoding monofunctional biosynthetic peptidoglycan transglycosylase: MIKKLFRFLVKTTLWFIVLSVLWVLVYRFVPVPATPLMAIRAFQAEGEHEIRHDWVSLENISKSMQLAVISSEDQNFLRHNGFDYDAIKRAYNDNKAGKRLKGGSTISQQTAKNVFLWPGRSWFRKALETYFTFLIENLWSKERILEVYLNSIEMGDGVYGAQAAARYWFDTDASRLTSHQAAAIAVILPNPRKYKASPRSAYLEARKQWVLRQMNNLGELNISKNDQPGN; encoded by the coding sequence ATGATAAAAAAACTGTTCCGATTTCTGGTTAAAACTACACTTTGGTTTATAGTTCTTAGTGTATTATGGGTTTTGGTCTACCGTTTTGTACCTGTACCGGCAACTCCTTTGATGGCGATACGTGCATTTCAGGCGGAAGGAGAGCATGAGATACGGCATGACTGGGTATCGCTTGAAAATATTTCGAAATCTATGCAACTGGCTGTGATCAGTTCCGAAGACCAAAATTTCCTTCGACATAATGGATTCGACTACGACGCTATAAAAAGGGCATATAATGACAATAAAGCCGGGAAACGATTAAAGGGAGGAAGTACGATTTCTCAACAAACAGCAAAGAACGTATTTCTTTGGCCCGGCCGAAGTTGGTTTAGAAAGGCTCTCGAGACCTATTTCACTTTTCTTATTGAAAACCTATGGAGTAAAGAACGAATCCTCGAAGTTTATCTCAACAGTATCGAAATGGGAGATGGAGTTTATGGGGCCCAGGCGGCTGCAAGATACTGGTTCGATACAGATGCTTCTAGATTAACGAGCCATCAGGCCGCAGCTATTGCCGTTATTCTGCCAAACCCTCGTAAATATAAAGCCTCGCCACGATCGGCCTATCTCGAAGCAAGAAAGCAGTGGGTCTTGCGACAAATGAATAACTTAGGAGAATTAAATATTAGTAAAAATGACCAACCAGGAAATTAA